In the Leptotrichia sp. oral taxon 847 genome, one interval contains:
- a CDS encoding O-antigen ligase family protein — MKRIKSIGYGICLLFAMSLFLSEKFENNVLIPLLLVLFLISVISHKNRENSFVFKEKKISVAVLLLAFTPFVIAFLDGGLHSRLDNYNFKYLSFFPLIYFLDEDKKIFNFIKALLIGGTITLMLAMFNFIKNFNAWAHPAGFDYPRVTAILTVQDFANIMCIILLFLLSFILFYKNSDEKKNRIIKIVLIILALLVAFIVVVNRSKMVYISLLPTVFYLVFKRNKKYVVALVIACVCGFFLLPTSISSRLKYIVDYKKDPSSNLRVIFWKTGIAAFEKKPIYGWKAIERKQFNLDYYKKIGAMDYVNKYFLSGPNIRTQHYVASHNSYLQYLLDYGILGFAFFIFLFVEIAIIFFKTQFSKSEKNLDSKILAFELATKVSLVAWLIQGMTDDNLNDKHMILTLTILIVFMCYLYQKWEILKNNKK; from the coding sequence ATGAAAAGAATAAAAAGTATAGGATATGGAATTTGTTTACTGTTTGCAATGTCACTATTTCTGTCGGAAAAATTTGAAAATAATGTGTTAATTCCACTACTTTTGGTGTTGTTTTTAATTTCTGTCATTTCACACAAAAATAGAGAAAATAGTTTTGTTTTTAAAGAGAAAAAAATTTCTGTTGCAGTTTTGTTGCTGGCTTTTACGCCGTTTGTCATTGCTTTTTTAGACGGAGGATTACATTCAAGGCTTGATAATTATAATTTTAAATATTTGTCTTTTTTTCCTCTAATTTATTTTTTGGATGAAGATAAAAAGATATTTAATTTTATAAAAGCGTTGTTAATTGGTGGAACAATAACGTTAATGCTTGCGATGTTTAATTTTATTAAAAATTTTAATGCTTGGGCGCATCCTGCGGGGTTTGATTATCCAAGAGTAACCGCTATCTTGACAGTTCAGGATTTTGCTAATATTATGTGTATAATTTTGTTGTTTTTGCTTTCTTTTATACTTTTTTATAAAAATAGCGATGAGAAAAAAAACAGGATTATAAAAATAGTTTTGATTATTTTAGCATTATTAGTCGCTTTTATCGTGGTTGTCAACAGATCTAAAATGGTTTATATTTCTCTTTTGCCGACCGTTTTTTATCTAGTTTTTAAGAGAAATAAAAAATATGTTGTTGCACTTGTGATTGCTTGTGTGTGTGGATTTTTTCTACTTCCGACTTCGATTTCAAGTAGACTTAAATATATAGTGGATTATAAAAAGGATCCGTCAAGTAATCTTAGAGTGATTTTTTGGAAAACGGGAATAGCAGCATTTGAAAAAAAGCCGATTTATGGATGGAAGGCAATAGAACGAAAGCAGTTTAATTTGGACTATTATAAGAAAATAGGAGCTATGGACTACGTGAATAAATATTTTTTAAGTGGACCAAATATTAGAACACAGCACTATGTGGCGTCACATAATTCATATTTACAGTATTTATTGGATTATGGAATTTTAGGATTTGCATTTTTTATATTTTTATTTGTTGAAATTGCAATAATATTTTTTAAGACACAATTTTCTAAAAGTGAAAAAAATTTAGACTCAAAAATTTTGGCGTTTGAACTGGCTACGAAAGTTTCGCTTGTCGCTTGGCTTATTCAAGGAATGACAGATGATAACTTAAATGACAAGCATATGATTTTGACTTTGACTATTTTAATCGTGTTTATGTGCTATCTTTATCAAAAATGGGAAATTTTGAAAAATAATAAAAAATGA
- the gyrA gene encoding DNA gyrase subunit A, with the protein MSDDFRDDKEKKDEIEKNKENNEKEVTLEGISKTTDLSNEQNVYIEEEIRSAYLDYSMSVIVSRALPDVRDGLKPVHRRILFAMNEMGMTHKTPFRKSARIVGDVLGKYHPHGDSSVYGAMVRMAQDFNMRYELIEGHGNFGSIDGDEAAAMRYTEARMDKITEELLADINKDTIDYRKNFDESLDEPVVLPAKLPNLLLNGANGIAVGMATNIPPHNLGEVVDGIIALIDNPEISIDELIGYIKGPDFPTGGIINGKQGIYDAYRTGRGKLRVAGRVDVETSKTGRQSIIVSELPYQVNKARLIERIADLVKQKKISGISDLRDETDRDGIRIVIELKRGEESELVLNSLYKFTDLQNTFGVIMLALVDNAPKILNLKQILEKYLEHRFEVITRRVKFELNKAKNRAHILEGFKIALDHIEEVIRIIRAAKDANIAKIDLINAFSFSEVQAKAILDMRLQRLTGLERDKINEEYDELMALISKLTSILEDDTKVFAIIREEAIKLKEDFGDARRTEIRNARAEISIEDLIKDEEVVVTLTEKGYVKRMAIDTYRSQKRGGVGVNATNTVEDDVIKDMYIAKSLDTLLIFTTKGKVFSIKVYEIPETGKQARGKLIGNIINLDNDEKVSTIIKVREFEKNKNLFFVTRNGVVKKSELTLFKNIMKTGKRAIRLNDEDEVMFVGLTSGSGEDEIFAATRNGIAIRFSEKHVRSMGTGAAGVKGITLRDKDKIVGAAIISSEINDDEIKILTITEEGYGKRTKLSEYRLTSRGGKGIINAKLNEKTGLIIDVKIVGSDDEIMLITSEGTLIRTKVDSISTFGRSSQGVKIMKVRNNEKIVSTVKITETSELGEK; encoded by the coding sequence ATGTCTGATGATTTCAGAGATGACAAAGAAAAAAAAGATGAAATAGAAAAAAATAAAGAAAACAATGAGAAAGAAGTAACTTTAGAGGGAATTTCTAAAACAACGGACTTATCAAATGAGCAAAATGTCTATATTGAAGAAGAAATAAGGTCTGCATATCTTGATTATTCGATGAGTGTCATTGTGAGCCGTGCTTTGCCTGATGTGAGAGATGGCCTAAAACCTGTTCACAGAAGAATACTTTTTGCAATGAATGAAATGGGGATGACTCATAAGACACCATTTAGAAAATCTGCAAGAATTGTCGGAGATGTACTTGGTAAATACCATCCGCACGGAGATTCTTCGGTTTATGGGGCTATGGTAAGAATGGCACAGGATTTTAATATGAGATATGAGTTAATTGAAGGGCACGGAAACTTTGGTTCAATTGACGGCGATGAAGCAGCTGCCATGAGATACACTGAAGCTAGGATGGACAAAATTACGGAGGAATTACTAGCTGATATAAATAAAGACACGATTGATTACAGAAAAAACTTTGATGAAAGTTTGGATGAACCAGTTGTACTTCCTGCAAAATTGCCAAATCTACTTTTAAATGGAGCAAACGGAATAGCGGTGGGGATGGCTACAAATATACCACCACATAATTTAGGAGAAGTTGTGGACGGAATAATTGCATTAATTGATAATCCTGAAATTTCGATTGATGAATTAATCGGGTACATAAAGGGTCCAGATTTTCCAACAGGTGGGATAATTAATGGAAAACAGGGAATTTATGATGCGTACAGAACTGGGCGTGGAAAACTTCGAGTGGCAGGACGTGTGGATGTGGAAACATCAAAAACTGGAAGACAGTCAATTATTGTATCAGAATTACCGTATCAAGTGAATAAAGCAAGACTTATCGAAAGAATTGCAGATTTGGTAAAACAGAAAAAAATATCAGGAATTTCGGATTTGCGGGATGAAACTGACAGAGATGGAATAAGAATTGTAATTGAGTTAAAAAGAGGTGAAGAAAGTGAGCTTGTATTAAACAGTCTTTACAAATTTACTGATTTACAGAATACTTTTGGTGTGATAATGCTGGCATTGGTTGACAATGCGCCAAAAATTCTAAATTTAAAGCAAATTTTGGAAAAATATCTTGAGCATAGATTTGAAGTAATTACAAGAAGAGTAAAATTTGAGTTAAATAAAGCTAAAAATAGGGCTCATATCTTGGAAGGCTTTAAAATTGCACTGGACCACATCGAAGAAGTAATAAGAATTATTAGGGCTGCAAAAGATGCTAATATTGCAAAAATAGATTTGATAAACGCCTTTTCATTTTCAGAAGTACAGGCAAAAGCAATTCTTGATATGAGGTTGCAAAGACTTACTGGACTTGAAAGAGATAAAATTAATGAGGAATATGACGAGCTTATGGCGTTAATTTCAAAATTGACGTCGATTTTAGAAGATGATACAAAAGTGTTTGCAATAATTAGAGAAGAAGCGATTAAACTAAAAGAAGATTTTGGCGACGCGCGAAGAACAGAAATAAGAAATGCGAGAGCTGAAATAAGTATTGAAGATTTAATAAAAGATGAAGAAGTGGTTGTAACACTTACTGAAAAAGGTTATGTAAAAAGAATGGCAATTGATACATACCGTTCTCAAAAAAGAGGTGGTGTAGGTGTAAATGCCACAAATACTGTGGAAGATGATGTAATAAAAGATATGTATATTGCAAAAAGTCTTGACACACTTCTTATTTTCACAACAAAAGGAAAAGTGTTTAGCATAAAAGTATACGAAATTCCTGAAACTGGAAAGCAAGCTCGTGGAAAACTTATAGGAAATATTATAAATCTGGATAATGACGAAAAAGTAAGCACGATAATAAAAGTTCGTGAATTTGAAAAAAATAAAAACTTATTCTTTGTAACACGAAACGGAGTTGTTAAAAAATCTGAATTGACATTATTTAAAAACATTATGAAAACTGGAAAACGGGCGATTAGATTAAATGATGAAGATGAAGTTATGTTTGTAGGCCTTACAAGCGGAAGTGGAGAAGATGAAATCTTTGCGGCAACTAGAAATGGTATTGCAATAAGATTTTCTGAAAAACATGTAAGAAGCATGGGAACTGGAGCTGCTGGAGTGAAAGGAATAACGCTTCGTGATAAAGATAAAATTGTGGGAGCTGCGATTATAAGTTCAGAAATAAATGATGATGAAATTAAAATTCTTACAATAACAGAAGAAGGTTATGGAAAACGGACTAAGTTATCAGAATATAGACTGACTTCCCGAGGTGGAAAAGGTATTATAAATGCTAAACTAAACGAAAAGACAGGACTTATAATAGATGTTAAAATAGTCGGAAGCGATGATGAAATAATGCTTATAACTTCTGAAGGTACTCTTATTAGAACGAAAGTTGATAGCATTTCAACATTTGGCCGTTCTTCGCAAGGAGTCAAAATAATGAAAGTGAGAAACAACGAAAAAATAGTTTCAACGGTAAAAATAACAGAAACATCCGAATTAGGAGAAAAATAA
- a CDS encoding YfcE family phosphodiesterase yields the protein MKALICSDSHRRLDYFQQVMELEEPEVVIFAGDHSTDAFDMSLVFREVPFAIVKGNTDSDDFDTRETKVFDLFGKKVLLTHGHLFNVKTTLKELEKKAHYENVDICVFGHTHKEFLEEKNGIIFVNPGALQDKKYVIYYGGKRFEQKVLK from the coding sequence ATGAAAGCATTAATTTGCTCTGACAGCCATCGAAGACTAGACTATTTTCAGCAGGTGATGGAATTAGAAGAACCGGAAGTTGTCATATTTGCTGGAGATCACAGCACTGATGCATTTGATATGTCACTTGTATTTAGAGAAGTTCCTTTCGCAATTGTAAAAGGGAATACAGATTCGGATGACTTCGATACAAGGGAAACAAAAGTCTTTGATTTATTCGGGAAAAAAGTTTTACTTACTCACGGACATCTTTTTAATGTCAAAACAACTCTCAAAGAATTAGAAAAAAAAGCACATTATGAAAATGTAGATATTTGCGTATTTGGACATACTCATAAAGAGTTTTTGGAAGAAAAAAATGGAATAATTTTTGTAAATCCTGGAGCATTGCAGGATAAAAAGTACGTAATTTACTACGGTGGAAAAAGATTTGAGCAAAAAGTTTTAAAATAA
- a CDS encoding RNA-guided endonuclease InsQ/TnpB family protein: MYTHLTLKQQVKHLSKKEFRNLKYLSHIAKNLTNEAIYNIRQYYFNKKKYLSYNENYKILKNSENYKKLNSNMAQQILKEVDGSFKSFFGLLKLAKNGQYDNKKIKLPKYLAKDGFTTLVIGFVRLKDGMLIVPYSNSFKKTHQEVKIKLPPVLKNKKIKEIRIIPKQHSRYFEIQYTYEVEEVQRELNKENGLGIDLGIDNLCTCVTNNGASFLIDGRKLKSINQYYNKINAKLQSIKDKQKTSRTTLRQKRIARKRNNRIEDYLSKAARIIVNYCLNNDIGKLVLGYNEDFQRNSNIGSINNQNFVNIPYGKIRDKLQYLCKLYGIEFKLQEESYTSKASFFDGDEIPIYDKENQKEHIFSGKRIKRGLYQTSKGYQLNADCNGALNILRKSKVVDLSILYNRGELNTPKRIRIA, translated from the coding sequence ATGTATACGCATTTAACATTAAAACAACAGGTAAAACATCTTAGTAAAAAAGAGTTTAGAAATTTAAAATATTTATCACATATAGCCAAGAACTTAACTAATGAAGCTATATATAATATTAGACAATACTATTTTAATAAGAAAAAGTATTTAAGTTATAATGAAAACTATAAAATACTTAAAAATAGTGAGAATTACAAGAAATTAAATTCTAATATGGCACAACAAATTCTAAAAGAAGTAGATGGAAGTTTTAAATCATTTTTTGGACTTTTAAAACTTGCTAAGAATGGTCAATATGATAATAAAAAAATAAAATTACCTAAATATCTTGCTAAGGATGGTTTTACAACTCTTGTTATAGGTTTTGTTAGATTAAAAGATGGTATGCTGATAGTTCCTTATTCAAATTCGTTTAAGAAAACTCATCAGGAAGTTAAAATTAAGCTACCACCAGTATTAAAAAACAAGAAAATAAAGGAGATTAGAATAATACCTAAACAACATTCTAGGTACTTTGAAATTCAATATACTTATGAAGTAGAAGAAGTTCAAAGGGAATTAAATAAAGAAAATGGACTAGGAATAGATTTAGGTATAGATAATCTATGTACTTGTGTAACTAATAATGGAGCATCATTTTTAATAGATGGTAGGAAATTAAAATCAATAAATCAATACTATAACAAGATAAATGCAAAATTACAAAGCATAAAAGATAAGCAAAAGACCTCCCGCACAACATTAAGGCAAAAGAGAATAGCTAGAAAGAGAAATAATCGTATAGAAGATTATCTTTCAAAAGCAGCAAGAATAATTGTAAATTATTGTCTTAATAATGATATAGGAAAACTAGTTCTAGGGTACAATGAAGATTTTCAAAGAAATTCAAATATAGGAAGTATAAATAATCAAAATTTTGTAAATATACCATATGGAAAAATAAGAGATAAATTACAATATCTATGTAAACTATATGGAATAGAATTCAAGCTACAAGAAGAAAGTTATACATCAAAAGCAAGTTTCTTTGATGGAGATGAAATCCCAATATACGATAAAGAAAATCAAAAAGAACATATATTCAGTGGAAAAAGAATAAAAAGAGGACTATATCAAACAAGTAAAGGATATCAATTAAATGCAGATTGTAATGGAGCATTAAATATATTAAGAAAAAGTAAAGTTGTGGATTTAAGTATCCTATACAATAGAGGTGAGCTGAACACACCTAAAAGAATAAGGATAGCATAG
- a CDS encoding PTS sugar transporter subunit IIA: protein MINLIVATHGKMSEETVNLTKMVLGESEKLDFVTFVPGEGPEDLIKKYQDIIAKYDSKGTLFLVDLFGGSPYNAACRVVAETKNTDVITGVNVPMLLEVLDAREETDDVAELVQIAKNSGINGIKIFSELFVDSSENEDEDLDELDL, encoded by the coding sequence ATGATTAATTTAATTGTAGCGACACATGGAAAAATGTCCGAAGAAACTGTCAATCTGACAAAAATGGTTTTGGGAGAAAGTGAAAAGCTTGATTTTGTAACTTTTGTTCCTGGAGAAGGACCTGAAGATTTGATAAAAAAATATCAGGATATTATTGCAAAATATGACAGTAAAGGGACATTATTTTTAGTGGATTTATTTGGTGGAAGTCCTTATAATGCAGCTTGCAGAGTAGTTGCCGAAACAAAAAATACTGATGTAATAACAGGAGTAAATGTACCTATGTTATTAGAAGTATTGGATGCTAGAGAAGAAACTGACGATGTTGCAGAGTTAGTTCAAATAGCAAAAAATTCTGGAATAAACGGAATTAAAATTTTTAGTGAATTGTTTGTAGACAGTTCGGAAAATGAAGACGAAGATTTGGATGAATTGGATTTGTAA
- a CDS encoding GntR family transcriptional regulator, with protein MLSKKILFLITAENEINALTQFGKKFKEKYDVQMDAIYVKDVLKYEVFPVAVEGIGVNVGMNYFVKEYKDQEEKTFQKIKKQMDASFENVYAKEGETDEIALEELKKYDALVLVKNEKVSPILKELLRSNYKPLIILPNVENFELENILLLDDGAYNANKTLFTFLYMFGEQKINVLRVNSDIEKEEDGLVQRFGKNYNLIYKKGETFKTLLQETKNYDFILMGDLRYTIMVEKITGKLGIRLLENVKKPIFIV; from the coding sequence ATGTTATCTAAAAAAATCTTATTTTTGATTACCGCAGAAAATGAAATTAACGCATTGACGCAATTTGGAAAAAAATTCAAGGAAAAATACGATGTGCAAATGGACGCAATTTATGTAAAAGATGTTTTAAAATACGAAGTTTTTCCTGTTGCAGTCGAAGGAATCGGCGTAAATGTGGGAATGAATTACTTTGTGAAAGAATACAAGGACCAGGAAGAAAAGACTTTTCAAAAAATAAAAAAACAGATGGACGCCTCTTTTGAAAATGTTTACGCAAAAGAAGGAGAAACTGATGAAATTGCGCTTGAAGAATTAAAAAAATACGATGCGCTTGTTTTAGTAAAAAATGAAAAAGTTAGTCCAATTTTAAAAGAACTCTTGAGAAGTAACTACAAACCTCTAATTATTCTTCCAAATGTGGAAAATTTTGAGTTAGAAAATATACTACTGCTGGATGATGGCGCTTATAATGCGAATAAGACATTGTTTACATTTTTATATATGTTTGGGGAACAAAAAATAAATGTTCTTCGGGTAAATAGCGATATTGAAAAAGAAGAAGATGGACTTGTTCAAAGATTCGGTAAAAATTATAACTTGATTTATAAAAAAGGTGAAACTTTTAAAACTCTTTTGCAGGAAACTAAAAATTATGATTTCATATTGATGGGGGATTTAAGATATACAATTATGGTGGAAAAAATTACAGGAAAACTAGGAATAAGACTTCTTGAAAATGTGAAAAAACCAATATTTATAGTGTAA
- a CDS encoding glycosyltransferase family 9 protein has protein sequence MKILIIHTAFIGDIVLSTPLIQRLKEMYPDSEIDYLTLPTNKSVISNNPNLNEILIYDKKGKGKGIKGFFRVLKILKEKKYDYAVIPHRFIRSIALAKMAKIPKIVGFDVATGAFLLGKKVHYDMRKHEVERLLDLVEYSGKRIPIRIYPSEENKIKIKEILKRKNFDEKFMKMIIVAPGSQRPEKMWAIEKYAKVIEKLSDDEKNFVVITGSKAEKNLPLKFSEKNVIDLRGEINLLEFSALLSFADVVVGNDSSPIHIASGFSKPFVIGIFGPGKRSLGFFPWKEKSNVIEDNEFYENNIVKIPRHQHPYRKDYYKGIPLISVERVYGEIVKRLEEN, from the coding sequence ATGAAGATATTAATCATACATACTGCGTTTATTGGAGATATTGTTTTGTCAACGCCATTGATACAGAGATTAAAAGAGATGTATCCAGATTCAGAAATTGATTATTTGACTTTGCCGACAAATAAAAGCGTAATAAGCAATAACCCAAATTTAAATGAGATTCTTATTTATGACAAGAAGGGAAAAGGTAAAGGAATAAAAGGGTTTTTTAGAGTTTTAAAAATTTTAAAGGAAAAAAAATATGATTATGCTGTTATTCCACATAGGTTTATCCGTTCAATTGCACTTGCAAAAATGGCTAAAATTCCAAAAATTGTTGGATTTGATGTGGCAACAGGAGCTTTCCTCTTGGGTAAAAAAGTTCACTATGATATGAGAAAGCATGAAGTTGAAAGACTTTTGGATTTGGTTGAATATAGTGGAAAAAGAATTCCAATTAGAATTTATCCAAGTGAAGAAAATAAAATAAAAATTAAAGAAATTTTGAAAAGAAAAAATTTTGACGAAAAATTTATGAAAATGATTATCGTTGCGCCTGGAAGTCAAAGACCGGAGAAAATGTGGGCGATTGAAAAATATGCAAAAGTTATAGAAAAGTTGTCAGATGATGAGAAAAATTTTGTTGTGATAACAGGAAGTAAAGCGGAAAAAAATTTGCCTTTGAAATTTAGCGAAAAAAATGTGATAGATTTGAGAGGAGAAATAAATTTATTGGAATTTTCGGCGCTGTTGTCGTTTGCGGATGTGGTTGTTGGAAATGACAGTTCTCCCATTCATATTGCTAGTGGATTTTCCAAACCTTTTGTAATTGGAATTTTTGGTCCTGGAAAAAGGTCGCTTGGATTTTTTCCTTGGAAAGAGAAAAGTAATGTCATTGAGGATAATGAGTTTTATGAAAATAATATTGTGAAAATTCCTAGACATCAGCATCCATACAGAAAGGATTATTATAAAGGGATTCCTTTGATCAGTGTGGAAAGAGTTTATGGGGAAATTGTAAAAAGATTGGAAGAAAATTAG
- the manZ gene encoding PTS mannose transporter subunit IID yields MAENNVEKKLTDKDLKSMYWRSTTLLGSFNFERMQSMGFCVTMIPAIKRLYSKKEDQAAALKRHLEFFNTQPWIGSTIMGVTAAMEQEKANGADIDDATISGIKVGLMGPLAGVGDPIFWGTLRPVLAALGASIALAGGNLLGPILFFLGINIARVLTRWYGLKYGYEKGTEIVGDMEGGVIQKLTQGASILGLFVMGALVSKWTTIDVPLVISKYKDAATGKEVVTTVQSILDQLLPGLLALLLTFACMSLLKRKVNAIWIIFGFFVIGIVGFWLGILQ; encoded by the coding sequence ATGGCAGAAAATAATGTAGAAAAAAAATTAACTGATAAAGATTTGAAAAGCATGTACTGGAGATCAACTACTTTATTGGGTTCATTTAACTTTGAAAGAATGCAGTCAATGGGATTTTGTGTAACGATGATTCCTGCAATAAAAAGACTTTATTCTAAAAAAGAAGATCAAGCTGCAGCACTAAAAAGACATTTGGAATTCTTTAACACTCAACCATGGATTGGTTCAACTATAATGGGTGTTACAGCTGCGATGGAACAGGAAAAAGCAAATGGAGCGGACATTGATGATGCAACTATAAGTGGGATTAAAGTAGGACTTATGGGACCACTTGCAGGGGTTGGAGATCCAATTTTCTGGGGTACATTAAGACCTGTTTTAGCGGCACTTGGAGCATCAATTGCACTAGCTGGAGGAAATTTATTAGGACCTATACTTTTCTTTTTGGGAATAAATATAGCAAGAGTTTTGACTAGATGGTATGGATTAAAATATGGTTACGAAAAAGGAACTGAAATCGTTGGAGATATGGAAGGTGGAGTTATTCAAAAATTAACTCAAGGTGCTTCTATATTAGGGCTTTTTGTAATGGGAGCGTTAGTTTCAAAATGGACTACAATAGATGTGCCGTTAGTAATATCAAAATATAAAGATGCAGCAACTGGAAAAGAAGTTGTAACTACAGTTCAAAGTATACTAGACCAATTGTTACCAGGGCTATTGGCATTATTGTTGACGTTTGCATGTATGAGCTTATTAAAACGAAAAGTAAATGCTATTTGGATAATCTTTGGATTCTTTGTAATAGGAATAGTAGGATTCTGGTTAGGAATTTTGCAGTAA
- a CDS encoding PTS mannose/fructose/sorbose transporter subunit IIC codes for MNVVQLILLVLVAAITGMGSVLDERQTHRPLVACTLVGLVLGNLKTGVLLGGSLEMIALGWMNVGAAMAPDAALASVISAILVIVGKQPIGEGIAVAVPIAAAGQVLTIFVRTITVFFQHKADDFAEKANFKGIEMCHLAGLLLQGLRVAIPALLVGLIAGTSAVEGALHAIPEVITRGLQIAGGFIVVVGYAMVINMMEAKALMPFFFLGFVIAAFTEFNLVGLGILGLCLAILYIQLNPKYHASIALPSEKSGSGSGTSEEADDELEGL; via the coding sequence ATGAATGTTGTACAGCTAATTTTGCTGGTATTAGTAGCAGCAATAACAGGAATGGGAAGTGTACTTGACGAAAGACAAACTCATCGTCCATTAGTGGCGTGTACTTTGGTTGGTCTTGTACTAGGAAATTTAAAAACAGGAGTTTTACTAGGTGGTTCACTTGAAATGATAGCGCTTGGATGGATGAATGTAGGAGCCGCAATGGCGCCAGATGCAGCACTAGCCAGTGTTATTTCAGCGATACTTGTAATTGTAGGAAAACAGCCAATTGGAGAAGGAATAGCAGTTGCAGTACCGATTGCAGCGGCAGGGCAGGTTCTTACAATTTTTGTCAGAACAATAACAGTGTTCTTTCAACATAAAGCAGATGATTTTGCAGAAAAAGCTAATTTTAAAGGAATAGAAATGTGTCATTTGGCGGGGCTTTTGTTACAGGGGCTAAGAGTTGCAATACCAGCACTTCTAGTTGGTCTGATTGCGGGAACAAGTGCTGTAGAAGGAGCATTGCATGCAATTCCTGAAGTAATTACTAGAGGATTGCAAATCGCAGGAGGATTTATCGTAGTTGTTGGGTATGCGATGGTTATAAATATGATGGAAGCAAAGGCTTTGATGCCATTCTTCTTCTTAGGATTCGTAATAGCGGCATTTACAGAATTTAATTTAGTTGGTTTAGGAATTTTAGGATTATGTCTTGCAATACTATATATTCAATTAAATCCTAAATATCACGCATCTATTGCATTACCTAGTGAAAAAAGTGGTTCAGGTAGTGGAACTTCAGAAGAAGCTGACGACGAATTGGAAGGACTATAG
- a CDS encoding PTS system mannose/fructose/N-acetylgalactosamine-transporter subunit IIB — translation MELVLTRIDSRLIHGQVATSWVKATKPEAIFAVNDAVAEDKIRKSLLLQVAPEGVKSFVISVEKAIAVYKNPKYAKTKVLLLVTCPADVVRLIEGGVDIKTVNVGGMTFKEGDKLISKAVAINKDDLEAFNKLRAMGVELDMRQLATSAKEDINSKLDSISFD, via the coding sequence ATGGAATTAGTATTAACAAGAATAGACTCGAGATTGATACACGGACAAGTTGCAACTTCATGGGTAAAAGCAACTAAGCCAGAAGCGATATTCGCGGTAAATGATGCCGTAGCAGAAGATAAAATAAGAAAATCACTTTTATTACAAGTGGCACCAGAAGGAGTAAAATCATTTGTAATTTCTGTCGAAAAAGCGATAGCAGTTTACAAAAATCCTAAATATGCCAAAACAAAAGTATTGTTACTTGTCACTTGTCCAGCTGATGTAGTTAGATTAATCGAAGGTGGAGTTGACATTAAAACAGTTAATGTCGGAGGAATGACATTTAAAGAAGGAGACAAATTAATTTCAAAAGCGGTTGCAATTAATAAAGATGACTTAGAAGCATTCAATAAATTAAGAGCTATGGGAGTAGAACTTGACATGAGACAATTGGCAACTTCTGCAAAAGAAGATATAAATTCAAAATTGGATTCTATCTCATTTGACTAG